Proteins co-encoded in one uncultured Draconibacterium sp. genomic window:
- a CDS encoding HAD-IIA family hydrolase, which translates to MRTKSFKSVVQNYRAVFFDAFGVLKNHSGLIPGIEQTFAYLEKKGIPYYILTNDSSRSPDELARWYQDRGMLNITTDKILSSGMLAMEFFKTKLANGKVVAYLGTKKSAHYLEIAGQNTIAISDVDLNDLEHIKSFAFLDDEGFDWNKDIDKTINLLRHKNMTVIVANTDKNYPVNKNDISVAVGGLADLVEQILGKKFIRFGKPDAQMFLLAYERAMVDVPDIKRKEILMVGDTLFTDIIGGNKFGLDTALVLSGNTLPDNAKIKIGSSGIIPTYICDSAAIHF; encoded by the coding sequence ATGAGAACAAAAAGTTTTAAAAGTGTAGTGCAAAACTACCGAGCCGTGTTTTTTGATGCCTTTGGTGTATTAAAAAACCATTCTGGCCTTATTCCGGGAATTGAACAGACCTTTGCCTACCTGGAAAAGAAAGGCATTCCATATTACATATTAACCAACGACTCGTCACGAAGTCCTGATGAACTGGCGCGGTGGTACCAGGATAGAGGAATGCTGAATATTACTACCGATAAAATTCTTTCGTCGGGGATGTTGGCTATGGAATTTTTTAAAACCAAATTGGCAAACGGTAAAGTAGTAGCCTATCTGGGAACAAAAAAATCAGCGCACTATCTTGAAATAGCCGGCCAAAATACAATTGCCATTAGCGATGTCGATTTGAATGATCTGGAACACATTAAATCTTTTGCCTTTTTAGACGACGAAGGTTTTGACTGGAACAAAGACATTGACAAAACCATTAACCTGCTTCGCCATAAAAACATGACCGTAATTGTTGCTAATACCGATAAAAATTATCCGGTTAACAAAAACGATATTTCCGTGGCTGTTGGTGGATTAGCTGATCTGGTGGAGCAAATTCTTGGCAAAAAATTTATTCGCTTCGGAAAGCCAGATGCCCAAATGTTTTTACTGGCTTACGAACGTGCAATGGTTGATGTACCAGACATTAAACGAAAAGAAATTTTAATGGTTGGCGACACGCTGTTTACCGATATTATCGGGGGAAACAAATTTGGTCTCGACACCGCACTTGTGCTCTCGGGAAATACGCTGCCCGACAATGCAAAAATAAAAATTGGTAGCTCGGGAATTATTCCTACTTACATTTGCGACTCGGCAGCTATTCATTTTTAA
- a CDS encoding potassium channel protein, whose translation MPTSSQQFNKFQAVSSKTVKIGIGLLFSILIFGSMGYYYIEGMNLLDSVYMTVITISTVGFKEVGSHPLTPDGKIFTIGLIIMSLGSLAYVGSNMARFVFDGELANYIKTYRVDKKIAKLKDHVIIVGYGRNGEQAAMELAENEVKFVILDKRDNVISRIRENENLLYIKGDATHEETLEQAGINRARALIATTPNDADNVFVVLTARSMNPGLTVISRASELESQMKLKRAGATNVIMPERIGGQRMAKLVHQPDVVEFIEYILLQKSQDVTLEEVPCKNLAQRFVGKSIAELKVRETTGANIIGIKISGARYVFNPDPQMILSRNDQLFVLGNPTQIKRLKEVMESEAPI comes from the coding sequence ATGCCAACAAGTAGCCAACAGTTTAATAAATTTCAAGCGGTTTCGAGCAAAACCGTTAAAATCGGAATAGGTCTGCTTTTCTCGATTTTAATTTTTGGCTCAATGGGATATTATTACATCGAGGGGATGAACCTGCTCGACAGTGTGTACATGACCGTGATTACCATTTCAACTGTTGGGTTTAAAGAGGTTGGTTCGCATCCCTTAACCCCCGATGGAAAAATATTTACCATTGGCTTAATTATTATGAGCCTGGGTAGTTTAGCGTATGTAGGCTCAAATATGGCGCGTTTTGTTTTCGACGGAGAATTGGCTAACTATATAAAAACGTACAGGGTGGATAAAAAAATTGCAAAATTAAAAGACCACGTAATTATTGTGGGATATGGCCGAAATGGAGAACAGGCAGCCATGGAACTGGCCGAAAATGAGGTGAAGTTTGTTATCCTTGATAAACGCGACAATGTTATATCCCGAATTCGGGAGAACGAAAACCTTTTGTATATAAAGGGTGATGCAACGCACGAAGAAACGCTGGAACAAGCCGGTATTAACAGGGCACGTGCGTTAATTGCCACTACTCCAAACGATGCAGATAACGTTTTTGTAGTGCTTACTGCCCGAAGCATGAACCCGGGACTTACCGTTATAAGCCGCGCTTCGGAACTGGAAAGCCAGATGAAATTAAAACGTGCCGGTGCGACCAATGTAATTATGCCTGAACGCATTGGAGGCCAGCGGATGGCAAAGCTGGTTCACCAACCCGATGTTGTTGAGTTTATCGAATATATTTTGCTGCAAAAATCGCAGGATGTTACACTGGAAGAAGTACCATGTAAGAACCTGGCACAACGTTTTGTGGGCAAATCAATTGCCGAACTTAAAGTTCGAGAAACAACAGGTGCCAACATTATTGGCATAAAAATAAGTGGAGCTCGTTACGTTTTTAATCCCGATCCGCAAATGATACTTTCGCGCAACGATCAGCTTTTTGTTTTGGGAAATCCGACACAAATAAAACGCCTGAAAGAAGTAATGGAAAGCGAAGCTCCCATATAA
- a CDS encoding glutamine synthetase III: protein MAQFRFKALDEVLNRKPVEIEREDNLVSDYYGMLVFDQAKMKKYLSREAYKAVTDAVERGTIVDRKMADQVAQGMKAWAIENGATHYTHWFHPLTDGTAEKHDAFIVHGADGGVIESFSGKLLAQQEPDASSFPSGGIRQTFEARGYTAWDPSSPAFISETTLTIPTIFISYTGEALDYKTPLLRALNTIDKAATSVCQYFDKNVSRVTANLGWEQEYFLIDEALYMARPDLVLTGRTLMGHASSKDQQLDDHYFSSIPTRVNKFMQDVENEAYKLGIPVKTRHNEVAPNQFELAPIYEEANLANDHNQLCMDIMQKIARRHKFRILFHEKPFAGINGSGKHNNWSLSTDTGVNLYSPGKNPKSNLQFLTFVINTLKAVYDNQDLLRASILTASNQHRLGANEAPPSIISVFLGSEVSTMLDLMEEAVVDRKMTPDEKTALKLNIGRIPEIILDNTDRNRTSPFAFTGNRFEFRAVGSMANNASALIVLNAAVADQLKKFKIEVDALIEKGVKKDEAIFQVLKMLIIDTKPIRFNGDGYSEDWVKEAEKRGLTNIGNVPDSLAAYLREDYIDLFKRNGIFNKAEIEGRVEVEYEKFIMKVQIESRVLADIAINHIVPTAVEYQTMLLENVKNLKEVFPEEEFQSLAGGRLELIREVGGHISAIKAKRKEMIAARAKANKVEDVVERSKEYDKKVRPFLDEIRDHIDRLELIVDNEKWPLPKYRELLFVR from the coding sequence ATGGCACAATTTAGATTTAAGGCACTTGATGAGGTGCTTAACCGTAAGCCGGTAGAAATCGAACGCGAAGATAATCTGGTTTCTGATTATTACGGGATGTTGGTTTTCGATCAGGCAAAGATGAAAAAGTATTTGTCGCGCGAAGCTTACAAAGCGGTTACCGATGCGGTTGAACGGGGAACAATAGTTGACCGAAAAATGGCTGATCAGGTAGCTCAGGGAATGAAAGCCTGGGCGATTGAAAATGGAGCTACCCACTACACGCACTGGTTTCATCCGTTAACAGATGGTACCGCCGAAAAACACGATGCATTTATTGTTCATGGTGCCGACGGAGGTGTGATCGAATCATTCTCTGGTAAATTATTGGCACAGCAGGAACCTGATGCTTCGTCGTTTCCAAGTGGCGGAATTCGGCAAACTTTCGAAGCCAGAGGTTATACAGCATGGGATCCTTCTTCTCCGGCATTTATAAGCGAAACCACTCTGACAATTCCTACTATTTTTATCTCGTATACGGGGGAAGCACTCGATTATAAAACACCTTTGCTGCGTGCTTTAAATACAATAGACAAAGCTGCTACCAGCGTGTGCCAGTATTTTGATAAAAATGTGTCGCGCGTAACAGCTAACCTGGGATGGGAACAGGAATATTTCTTAATTGATGAGGCTTTGTATATGGCGCGTCCCGACCTTGTATTAACTGGGCGAACGTTGATGGGACACGCATCATCAAAAGATCAGCAGCTGGACGACCACTATTTCTCATCCATTCCAACGCGCGTAAACAAATTTATGCAGGATGTTGAGAATGAAGCCTACAAACTTGGTATTCCGGTTAAAACACGTCATAACGAGGTGGCGCCAAACCAGTTTGAGCTGGCCCCGATTTACGAAGAGGCCAACCTTGCCAACGACCATAACCAGTTGTGCATGGATATTATGCAGAAGATTGCACGCCGTCATAAATTTCGTATTCTTTTCCACGAAAAACCATTTGCCGGAATCAACGGATCGGGAAAACACAACAACTGGTCGTTATCAACCGATACCGGTGTGAATTTGTATTCGCCGGGTAAAAATCCGAAATCGAACCTACAGTTTTTAACCTTTGTAATTAATACATTAAAAGCTGTCTATGATAATCAGGATTTGCTCCGTGCCAGTATTTTAACGGCGTCGAACCAGCACCGCTTGGGAGCCAACGAAGCTCCTCCTTCAATTATTTCGGTCTTCCTGGGATCAGAAGTGTCAACTATGCTCGATTTAATGGAAGAAGCTGTGGTTGACCGTAAAATGACCCCGGATGAAAAAACAGCTTTAAAACTGAATATTGGTCGTATTCCTGAAATTATTCTCGATAATACCGACCGAAACCGCACGTCGCCATTTGCTTTTACCGGAAACCGCTTTGAGTTCCGCGCCGTAGGATCGATGGCCAACAACGCTTCTGCTTTAATTGTGTTGAATGCGGCAGTTGCTGATCAGCTGAAAAAGTTTAAAATTGAAGTAGATGCCCTGATTGAAAAAGGGGTGAAAAAAGATGAGGCAATTTTCCAGGTATTGAAAATGCTGATTATCGATACTAAACCAATTCGTTTTAACGGCGATGGTTACAGCGAAGATTGGGTAAAAGAAGCCGAAAAAAGAGGTTTAACCAATATCGGAAATGTGCCGGACTCTTTGGCAGCTTATCTGCGCGAAGATTATATCGACCTGTTCAAACGAAACGGAATTTTCAATAAAGCTGAAATTGAAGGAAGGGTAGAGGTTGAATACGAGAAATTCATCATGAAAGTGCAGATTGAATCGCGTGTTCTGGCCGATATTGCGATCAATCACATCGTGCCAACTGCAGTTGAGTATCAAACTATGTTGCTCGAGAATGTAAAAAATCTGAAAGAAGTATTCCCGGAAGAAGAATTTCAGTCGCTGGCGGGTGGCAGGTTAGAACTGATAAGGGAAGTGGGAGGCCATATTTCTGCTATTAAAGCCAAACGCAAAGAAATGATTGCTGCCCGTGCAAAAGCGAATAAGGTTGAAGATGTGGTTGAGCGATCAAAAGAATACGATAAAAAAGTGCGTCCTTTCCTGGACGAAATTCGGGATCATATCGACCGGCTTGAGTTGATTGTTGACAACGAAAAATGGCCGTTGCCAAAGTATCGCGAGCTGCTTTTTGTTCGATAA
- a CDS encoding HAMP domain-containing sensor histidine kinase — protein sequence MNKIKFEYRITLLYLIIGGLWVIFSDNFLLSITGDHLLLTKLQTYKGWFYVAATSALLFFLLKSHMRKIRQAESEAKRSNDLKTAFLQNISHEIRTPMNSIVGFSDILNAHNLNEEEVKRYLAIIRNSSNQLLYIVNQLLDISMIESGNVKVSNNTFSLNNMIDEINTAFPSIIKDSIKFVVEKGLSDEKSNIITDAGKLQKVIMNLLNNANKYTETGTIKLGYELENNKLKFTIEDSGIGIAPEKQQYIFNRFQKVHNEHKELYDGVGLGLSICKGNIELLKGDISFTSTVDKGSVFYFRIPYTPATQ from the coding sequence ATGAATAAGATAAAGTTTGAATATCGTATTACACTGCTTTACCTCATTATTGGAGGACTTTGGGTCATTTTTTCCGATAATTTTTTGTTGTCGATAACCGGCGATCACCTGCTACTTACCAAACTACAAACCTACAAAGGATGGTTTTATGTTGCAGCCACATCAGCTCTTCTATTTTTTCTACTAAAATCGCACATGAGAAAAATACGCCAGGCCGAGTCGGAGGCAAAAAGAAGCAACGATTTGAAAACAGCATTTCTGCAAAATATTTCGCACGAAATAAGAACTCCGATGAATAGCATCGTTGGCTTTTCTGATATTTTGAACGCCCATAATCTTAACGAAGAAGAAGTAAAAAGGTACCTTGCCATCATTCGCAACAGCTCAAATCAGTTACTATATATCGTCAATCAGCTACTCGATATTTCAATGATTGAATCGGGAAATGTAAAAGTATCCAACAACACTTTTTCCCTAAACAATATGATTGATGAAATAAATACAGCTTTTCCCTCCATAATAAAAGATTCGATAAAGTTTGTAGTAGAAAAAGGACTGAGCGATGAAAAAAGCAACATTATTACTGATGCCGGAAAACTTCAGAAGGTGATCATGAATTTGCTCAACAACGCCAATAAATATACAGAAACAGGCACCATAAAATTAGGGTATGAGCTTGAAAATAATAAATTAAAATTTACAATTGAAGACTCGGGAATTGGCATTGCACCCGAGAAACAACAATACATTTTTAACCGTTTTCAAAAGGTACATAACGAACACAAAGAGCTTTACGATGGCGTTGGACTGGGACTTTCAATCTGTAAAGGCAACATCGAATTATTAAAAGGAGATATAAGCTTTACCTCAACAGTCGATAAAGGAAGTGTATTCTATTTTCGTATTCCCTACACTCCGGCTACGCAGTAA
- a CDS encoding RNA methyltransferase, which produces MRKLRNIELGRLSVEEYKQSTKTPIVVVLDNIRSCNNIGSVFRTSDALLINKIYLCGITATPPNNEIRKTALDAEKSVDWEYFEHTEEVVKKLQQEGFKVYAIEQVENSIMLPDFQPANNEKVALVFGNEVKGVKQSVVDLCDGSIEIPQYGTKHSFNISVSAGIVLWDIFQKISN; this is translated from the coding sequence ATGCGCAAACTCAGAAATATAGAACTTGGCCGTTTAAGCGTTGAAGAATACAAACAATCGACAAAAACACCTATTGTTGTGGTGCTCGATAATATCAGAAGCTGCAACAACATCGGTTCGGTATTCCGCACTTCGGATGCCTTGCTGATTAATAAAATTTACCTGTGCGGAATTACAGCTACACCTCCCAACAACGAAATCAGGAAAACCGCGCTCGACGCCGAAAAATCGGTTGACTGGGAATATTTTGAGCACACCGAAGAAGTGGTAAAAAAATTGCAACAAGAAGGGTTTAAAGTTTATGCCATTGAACAAGTTGAAAACAGCATTATGCTGCCCGATTTTCAACCTGCCAACAACGAAAAAGTTGCCTTGGTTTTTGGCAACGAAGTAAAAGGCGTAAAACAAAGTGTGGTGGATCTTTGCGACGGTAGTATTGAAATTCCGCAATACGGCACCAAACATTCTTTCAACATTTCGGTAAGCGCAGGAATTGTTTTGTGGGATATTTTCCAGAAAATTTCAAATTAA
- a CDS encoding OmpA family protein — MKQVKLAVFIVIIIFLSGCSSTRYGRDATLSHDIGEYYKAIEKYRKARKKEKNRQKRIEYAYELAECYRAIGLYDYAAQNYKFAIRLGYDDTEALLHYADMLRITQKYEEAYETYRTYLDSVPGDQRALDGVEAMRKTQEWVANPTRHIINPIKEINSRESDFAPVFVGGRDNEILFTSSREASTGKKESMITGQKYTDIYRATFGIQRQKWEKPKLLDESMIINTGDEEGAVTLSSSGEEMIFTRCRYDKSEPMGAELYSTSQSRGSWSSPIKLQIVGDSIIAAHPALSPDGTEIYFVSDMAGGQGGKDIWKASVNGGSFGKPVNLGPAVNTSEDEMFPFVRDNGDLYFASNGHIGQGGFDLFHAYKNDDGILVVENMGSPMNSPSDDFGIAFVTGENKGMFTSNRKGSRGDDIYSFVVPPKVYQIEIDVFNKETASHLDGSTMRVIGTDGTNLKVRARGGKFKMKLKPETEYVFAAFKDGYLRDKAAVNTIGLEDSKDFRFTMNLTPTDAPIKVDNINYEFGSWELLESSKTALDTLVQILVFNPTITIELMAHTDYVGSDQFNFDLSQKRAQSVVDYLIEKGINPDRLVAKGYGETWPKTVNRKLANQYDFLKRGDELTEEFIMKLPEAQQEIARGINRRTEFRVLSTDFIERFDAEPEG; from the coding sequence ATGAAGCAGGTTAAACTAGCCGTTTTTATTGTTATAATCATATTTTTAAGTGGTTGCAGCTCTACCAGATACGGGCGTGATGCTACACTTTCGCATGATATTGGCGAATATTACAAAGCCATTGAAAAATACCGTAAGGCCAGAAAAAAGGAGAAGAACAGGCAGAAACGTATTGAATATGCGTATGAATTGGCAGAATGTTACCGGGCAATCGGTTTGTATGATTATGCAGCCCAGAATTACAAATTTGCCATTCGTTTGGGGTATGATGACACGGAAGCATTGTTGCATTACGCTGATATGTTGCGTATTACTCAAAAATACGAGGAAGCTTACGAAACTTACCGCACTTACCTTGATTCCGTTCCGGGCGACCAGCGTGCTTTAGATGGTGTTGAAGCCATGCGAAAAACGCAGGAGTGGGTGGCCAATCCTACACGGCACATCATTAACCCGATAAAAGAAATTAACTCTCGCGAAAGCGATTTTGCTCCTGTTTTTGTTGGTGGTCGCGATAACGAAATACTTTTTACTTCATCAAGAGAAGCTTCTACCGGCAAGAAGGAGAGTATGATTACCGGGCAAAAATATACCGATATTTATCGTGCAACCTTTGGTATTCAACGTCAGAAGTGGGAGAAGCCAAAGTTGCTGGATGAGAGTATGATTATTAATACCGGAGATGAAGAAGGTGCTGTTACCTTAAGTTCAAGCGGTGAAGAAATGATATTTACGCGTTGCCGTTACGATAAATCGGAGCCCATGGGAGCTGAATTATACTCCACTTCGCAGTCGCGTGGTTCGTGGTCGAGTCCGATAAAATTGCAAATTGTTGGCGATAGCATTATTGCTGCTCATCCCGCACTTAGCCCCGATGGAACGGAGATTTATTTTGTTTCGGACATGGCCGGAGGACAGGGGGGAAAAGACATTTGGAAAGCATCGGTTAACGGCGGGTCTTTTGGAAAACCGGTAAATCTTGGTCCTGCGGTAAATACTTCGGAAGACGAGATGTTCCCTTTTGTTCGCGATAACGGAGATCTTTATTTTGCCTCGAATGGGCACATTGGGCAGGGAGGTTTTGATCTTTTTCATGCATACAAAAACGACGATGGAATATTGGTGGTTGAAAATATGGGGTCGCCAATGAATTCGCCTTCCGACGATTTTGGAATTGCATTTGTAACCGGCGAAAACAAAGGTATGTTTACTTCCAACCGGAAAGGATCGCGTGGCGATGATATTTACTCATTTGTTGTTCCTCCGAAAGTTTACCAAATAGAAATTGATGTTTTTAATAAAGAAACGGCTTCGCATTTGGATGGATCAACCATGCGTGTTATTGGGACTGACGGTACCAACCTGAAAGTGCGTGCCCGCGGCGGCAAGTTTAAAATGAAATTGAAGCCCGAAACTGAATATGTTTTTGCGGCGTTTAAAGATGGTTATTTGCGCGATAAAGCGGCAGTAAATACCATTGGACTGGAAGACAGTAAAGATTTTCGCTTTACGATGAACCTTACCCCAACCGATGCGCCGATAAAAGTTGACAATATTAACTACGAATTTGGTAGCTGGGAATTACTCGAAAGCTCGAAAACTGCACTCGATACTCTGGTTCAGATATTGGTTTTTAACCCAACTATTACCATTGAGTTGATGGCGCATACCGATTATGTTGGCAGCGATCAGTTTAACTTCGATTTGTCGCAAAAACGTGCACAAAGTGTGGTGGATTACCTAATTGAAAAAGGAATAAACCCGGATCGTTTGGTTGCAAAAGGTTATGGCGAAACCTGGCCCAAAACTGTAAATAGGAAATTGGCTAATCAATACGATTTTTTAAAACGTGGCGATGAGCTAACAGAAGAGTTTATCATGAAATTGCCAGAAGCACAGCAGGAAATTGCCCGTGGGATTAACCGACGAACTGAGTTTCGGGTTCTGTCAACCGATTTTATCGAACGATTCGATGCTGAGCCGGAAGGTTAA
- a CDS encoding DUF2851 family protein: MANSQDMPEEFLQYIWQNRLFTTNQLQTDEGDQVEIIDQGRKNTDSGPDFFNAKIKLNETIWAGNIEIHKSASDWDKHNHSNDKAYDNVILHVVKTADITIARSNGEIIPTLILNYPEQLKHNYQKLINAQTWIACENQFHKVDPILLQLGFNRLMIERLETKTQAIVDQLEQNNNNWEETFFQLLARMFGFKVNAVPFELLAKSLSIQTLLKHKNSLFQLEALLFGNSGLLNQQLLGDDYFIRLRDEYSFLYKKYNLKGIEGHLWKFMRLRPSNFPTIRISQLAKLIYQTEGLFSKILEIESAEKLKQLFKVKASEYWNTHYNFNKLSKNTQPKELGDTAAHILIINVIVPFLFVYGEKQNKHQLKNRALGFLENLPAESNSIISKWADLGVQARSAFDSQALLQLKNYYCESKKCLNCQLGVKLVSSV, from the coding sequence ATGGCTAACTCACAAGATATGCCCGAAGAATTTCTTCAATACATTTGGCAAAACCGGCTTTTTACAACAAATCAGTTACAAACTGATGAAGGCGATCAAGTGGAGATTATCGATCAGGGACGAAAAAATACCGACTCCGGTCCCGATTTTTTTAATGCAAAAATCAAATTAAACGAAACGATCTGGGCCGGTAATATCGAAATCCATAAATCAGCTTCCGACTGGGACAAACACAATCACTCGAACGACAAAGCCTACGACAATGTAATTCTGCACGTGGTTAAAACAGCCGATATAACAATCGCAAGAAGTAATGGCGAAATTATTCCAACTTTGATTTTGAATTACCCGGAACAACTAAAACACAACTACCAAAAGCTGATAAATGCACAAACCTGGATTGCCTGCGAAAACCAGTTTCACAAAGTTGATCCAATACTCCTGCAGTTGGGTTTTAACCGACTGATGATTGAGCGGCTGGAAACCAAAACTCAGGCAATTGTAGATCAGCTTGAGCAAAATAACAACAACTGGGAAGAGACATTTTTTCAACTACTGGCACGAATGTTTGGTTTTAAAGTAAATGCTGTTCCCTTTGAATTGCTGGCAAAATCGCTCTCAATCCAAACGCTGCTTAAACACAAAAACAGCCTTTTTCAATTGGAAGCATTATTGTTTGGAAATTCAGGATTACTAAACCAGCAACTTTTAGGCGACGATTATTTTATCCGGCTTCGCGATGAATATTCTTTTCTGTACAAAAAGTACAACCTGAAAGGAATTGAAGGCCATTTGTGGAAATTTATGCGTTTGCGTCCGTCTAATTTCCCAACCATTCGCATTTCGCAACTGGCGAAACTTATTTATCAGACGGAAGGACTGTTTTCAAAAATTCTGGAAATTGAATCCGCTGAAAAACTGAAACAATTGTTTAAGGTAAAAGCCTCGGAATACTGGAATACCCACTACAACTTCAATAAATTATCGAAAAATACCCAACCCAAGGAACTGGGTGATACAGCAGCCCACATTCTGATAATCAATGTTATTGTTCCTTTCTTGTTTGTATACGGCGAAAAACAAAACAAACACCAGTTAAAAAACCGCGCGCTCGGTTTTCTCGAAAACCTTCCGGCCGAAAGCAATTCTATCATTTCAAAATGGGCAGATCTGGGTGTTCAGGCCCGCTCTGCTTTTGATTCGCAAGCTTTACTTCAACTAAAAAACTATTACTGCGAATCAAAAAAATGTTTAAATTGCCAATTAGGGGTGAAATTAGTTTCATCAGTATAA
- a CDS encoding arginine deiminase family protein encodes MRLYAIMQTSVHSEIGQLEGVIIHTPGSEVENMTPANAERALYSDILNLSIASTEYAQFEGVLKKVSKVYQVKDLLADILAIDKVKKELLNEICMTEYIDSCQQMLDTDAKMLATMLIEGVVLEKNNLTNYLSNERFLLRPLHNLFFTRDSAMAMNNDMLIGKMANPVRERESVIMEAIYKYHPEIETHVLNPAKPESNIMVNRKSMVEGGDVQIARDDIFVIGTGVRTSTQGIDFIIENIKKHKKEKQHIIIQELPETPESFIHLDMVFTFLNTDECMVYPPVIFGMSRFKTIHIEIENGEVNRIEEMPNLPKALKKLGMDLKPISCGGNSDEWIQEREQWHSGANFLAFAPGKIIGYQRNVHTIEELNNNGYEVVAATDIISGKRSVDDYKKCVVTIAGSELARGGGGARCMSQPFRRAAVNW; translated from the coding sequence ATGAGATTATACGCAATTATGCAAACATCGGTTCATTCAGAAATTGGCCAACTGGAAGGCGTAATTATCCACACTCCGGGTTCGGAAGTTGAAAACATGACACCGGCAAATGCCGAGCGTGCTTTGTACAGCGACATTTTAAATTTATCGATTGCCTCAACCGAATATGCCCAGTTTGAAGGTGTGTTAAAAAAGGTATCAAAGGTTTACCAGGTGAAAGATCTTTTGGCCGATATTCTGGCTATTGATAAAGTAAAAAAAGAACTGCTGAATGAAATCTGCATGACCGAATACATCGACTCGTGCCAGCAAATGTTGGACACCGATGCGAAGATGCTGGCAACAATGCTGATTGAAGGAGTGGTACTGGAGAAAAACAACCTAACCAATTACCTGAGTAATGAGCGTTTTTTGCTACGTCCTTTACACAACCTGTTTTTCACGCGCGACTCGGCAATGGCAATGAACAACGATATGCTTATTGGCAAAATGGCCAATCCTGTTCGCGAGCGGGAATCGGTTATTATGGAGGCCATTTATAAGTACCACCCGGAGATTGAAACCCACGTTTTGAACCCTGCCAAACCCGAATCGAACATTATGGTGAACCGAAAATCGATGGTGGAAGGAGGCGATGTACAAATTGCGCGCGACGATATTTTTGTAATAGGTACCGGCGTAAGAACCAGCACACAGGGAATTGATTTTATCATCGAAAACATTAAAAAGCACAAAAAAGAAAAACAACATATTATCATTCAAGAACTGCCCGAAACACCCGAATCGTTTATTCACCTCGACATGGTTTTCACTTTCTTGAATACTGATGAATGCATGGTTTATCCGCCTGTAATTTTTGGAATGAGCCGTTTTAAAACCATTCACATTGAGATTGAAAACGGCGAAGTAAACCGGATTGAAGAAATGCCCAACCTGCCAAAAGCGTTAAAAAAACTGGGAATGGATTTAAAACCAATTTCGTGTGGTGGCAACAGCGATGAGTGGATACAGGAGCGCGAACAATGGCACAGTGGTGCTAACTTTTTAGCTTTTGCTCCGGGAAAAATAATTGGCTACCAGCGCAACGTACACACCATTGAAGAGCTGAACAATAACGGCTACGAGGTAGTTGCAGCCACCGATATCATTTCGGGGAAAAGATCGGTTGATGATTACAAAAAATGTGTAGTAACCATTGCAGGATCGGAACTGGCACGCGGAGGAGGCGGTGCGCGTTGTATGTCGCAACCATTCAGAAGAGCCGCAGTGAACTGGTAG
- a CDS encoding DUF4294 domain-containing protein — translation MKRFVFIIVLLMGAWLAEGQENDSSEVNMGYVQDGDTIIFKNIKEIPVFPDREFKNKREYRRYTRYIQKVKKVYPLAVKARELLKEYEPEYNALETRKEQRSLMKHLEKELLDRHKNELKKWSISDGRILLKLINRETKRTPYSLIKDFRGGFSATFWQGIARLFRNDLKAGYDPDEEDQVLEEIVTLIELGYY, via the coding sequence ATGAAAAGGTTTGTCTTTATAATAGTTTTACTGATGGGAGCGTGGCTTGCCGAAGGGCAGGAAAACGATTCTTCTGAGGTAAATATGGGCTATGTTCAGGATGGCGATACCATTATTTTCAAGAACATTAAAGAGATTCCTGTTTTCCCGGATCGTGAGTTTAAAAACAAACGAGAATACCGGCGTTATACACGTTACATACAAAAAGTAAAAAAAGTTTATCCGCTGGCGGTGAAAGCACGCGAATTACTCAAAGAATACGAACCGGAATATAATGCTTTGGAAACGAGAAAAGAGCAGCGGAGTTTGATGAAGCACCTTGAAAAAGAACTATTGGACAGACACAAAAATGAATTGAAAAAGTGGTCGATCTCGGATGGGCGGATTTTGTTAAAGCTGATCAACCGCGAAACAAAAAGAACACCATATAGTTTGATTAAAGATTTCAGGGGAGGATTTAGTGCTACCTTTTGGCAGGGCATTGCCCGGCTTTTCAGAAATGATTTGAAAGCCGGTTACGATCCTGATGAAGAAGACCAGGTGCTGGAAGAAATTGTTACTTTAATTGAATTAGGATATTATTAA